acctcttaggaaaacattttgaataataaccaagtgatttattttatattggcGCTTAAcacttagtgtttttattttctcagtgacAAAAGATTTTGTTAATGTGTattttgctgggattacagcagttCTGTCATTTTAACTTGGATACAATGACATAGGAGAAATGAGGTTGCCCGGGtgaaaataaagagtaaaatcaatgtaacaaatatttattgagcttccATCAGGTGAAAGACACTTGAGCTTGGTACCATGGAGGATGCAAAGATGAGCAGACATGCCATTACTGATGTCCAAATAGTATTTACCATCTAATACAATACTGACCATAGGATGCAGTGTGTGATCAATACTAAGGATGCATTGATGGCTGTGATTGTTTGtcactattttttaaagcattttggtgtaagtatacaaaatattaaacattaatttttggAAACAAGatcataaaattatctttttagaaTGGAAATGTTATTGCAATGGAAATATCATTGCCACTTGAACATCTTAACTCTTTAATGATGTTTAAATTCCTTAATTAGATATTATTAGTGATAAAACAAGACAGTTTTAATTAGagcatcttttgatttttttaatattatttatatatatgattttcttaGACACAAAAAGCTTAAATAACATTGAGGGCTGGTtggctttattttctaaatattttgttgcgtgaataaaatgttttctttgagaaaataattttcattgttaaaattatgtgtgtatttaatatcatttaatatCAATTTATGTAtcagcatatttttaaatagcaaaaaagGGCCTGGTTTTTTTTGTCTAAATCAAGTGACTGTAACTAGGTTCTGTATGTAGATCTGATGCAAATATAAAAATCCCTGAAATGCTAAGAAATACCTtatagattttataaatattccttCCTGTAATATTAGTACTCTACTTTCATCATATGCAAGTAATctgtttaatagaaaaaaatctgaagaacaTTAAAATGTATAGCTTTCATCTTACATCTTACGGTGGTTTGAATTTATtgtacaataaaagaaaagaattatatgcTGATCATTCCTATTTTATTGAATAACATGTTTTCAGGTGGAAAAAAGATTTTGACTCTACACCAATGACACAATTTAAGAAAATGAACACTGTTAATTTGTGCCTTTGTATCTGTATAACTTCATAGCTGATTGCATCATTGCTAGCATTCAGTTCAAGATGATGAAACTTGTTTTAACTGATCGagggaaaatgtatttttagcaAATCAATATATCAGGATTCAAATAATTCATAAGACTTAAATTATGTGTTCAGGATgtctgttaaaatttattttgaaattgttgTTTCTATTTGAAGATCAAAAGTGTCTCCAGGAATATTGGCTACCATTGttgcaaaatattaacaaaagaaagCCAATGAGCCTTACCAATAATGATTTTATTGGTGAGATAAAATCAAAGGAATTTTAAGGGACTATCCCTAAGTAGGtaaaaagaaatttctctcttttggtcaaaaaaaaaattcttttttcaaacaAAATGAGGGGAAAATTATACAGTGGAATTAGATTGTGAAGGCAACCATCCTAAGTTAAAATCGGTTAGGgtggtcttttaaaatattggaatGGCACAGTATGTGCAATGGATTTAATAACCAAAGACAGGTTTCTAATTTGATTTAGTCAGTTCCCCCACTTTCCTTTTTCGGGTTttcctttgtttcattttccCGTTGAGTGATTAAAAAGTTAGGTTATGAACGTGGAGATGATCTTATTCCATGGGAATCTCTACATCAAAGTTAACATACAGTGGTCCCCAATTTGCGGACTTATGGAAATCAGAGAAgcctcatttcatcctcacatcCAATTGTCTCCCCAGGCTTGCACCCTGGAATGTGAAGGACAACTGCCCTCTCTCAAAATCTGGGAAACCTGCAAGGAACTCCTGCAGATGTCCAAGCCCGAGCTCACTCAAGATGGCACCAACACCCTCAGAGAGAGCAGCAAGCAGGAAGAGAGCCATGTGCTCGCCAAAAAGTATGGGGGGTTCATGAAGAGGTACGGAGGCTTCATGAAGAAGATGGATGAACTGTACCCCGTGGAACCCGAAGAAGAGGCCAACGGAGGTGAAGTCCTTGCCAAGAGGTACGGGGGCTTCATGAAGAAGGATGCAGAGGAAGGGGACGCCCTGGCCAACTCCTCAGACCTGCTGAAAGAGCTGCTGGGAACAGGTGACAACCGCGGGAGAGAGAGCCACCCCCAGGATGGCAGTGACAATGATGAGGACGTGAGCAAGAGATATGGGGGCTTCATGAGGGGCCTCAAGAGAAGCCCCCAACTGGAAGACGAGGCCAAAGAGCTGCAGAAGAGATATGGGGGCTTCATGAGAAGAGTGGGCCGCCCAGAGTGGTGGATGGACTACCAGAAGAGATACGGGGGCTTCCTGAAGCGCTTTGCTGAGTCTCTGCCCTCTGATGAGGAAGGAGAAAGTTACTCCAAAGAAGTTCCCGAGGTGGAAAAAAGATACGGAGGATTTATGCGATTTTAATACCCTTTCCCATCAGTGACCCCTGGCCCCCACAATCCactctccaccccccccccccccgtgagaAACTGCCTCATTGATAACATTGATCGTGTTTTCTTGTCATGTGACGCTTGCATTGTACAATTGACTACGTGGCCTGGATAACTCTACAGCCTGAAAGTTGTCAGTTCAGGGTCTGTGTTCTTTTGAGAGTCTTTAAGCTCAATCGTGGTCTCTTGTGGCTCTCTGGTCTTCACGCCAAAATATTGTGTGTTACCTTGTTCCCTGTTTTTgacaaaatatcaataaatgcTTCCTTGTATATAGATCTAATAAACCTGTTACCCCAACTGCACCATATTCTTCTAAATCTCTTCTTCTCCAAGGCCCTCATCCATGTTCAGGCGTTTCCACAGTAAATCCTAGACTCAGAGACGGTACAACAACCTGCTTTTGACAGAACAGCCACTGACCTCCTTGTCTTCTAACTGAAGCTGCAAAAACATTCTTATTTAATTCCTTATATGGGAAATCTTGGGTAAGtcaatacattaaaataaaataagatgtaaaGATTATTTAGCCCTATTTTACACACAAAGAAAGTGAAGCCCAGAGAGACTAAGTACTTGACCCAAGGTTGCTCAGcacttaaaagataaaattaacctCCAGTCTTCTTGTTGGCAGTCAGTATCCTTTCCACTTCATTTCCTTATCTCCTATCCATGTCACCAGCAAGAGTTGGAAGAACTTGGAACTATGAATTGTTTATCATGGTACACCCTTACACTATGACTCTATTAGATTCTCTAATATCTGATGAATggatatatgaatgaatgaatgaatgaatgaattggatgaaagaatgaatttggcaACCAGGTAGTCAGGGACGGCATTGTGACACTTATGTAATACAGATTCCCAAAACATAAGGAACTTGTGATTATGTCATATGAATAAAATCATTTAGGACAACATTCAGACATAGATAGGtaacatttctttatttcctgATAGAAACTATATGCAGCTCAGTCCCTAGCCACCAGGTCATTTTTCCAGGACTCCCACCTACCCTTTCCCCTGTGTTCAAAATATTAGAGTTCAGTGATTTAGGAAAGTGGAGGATAAGTCCATGGTCTGCAGTCCAACAGTGTTGACCACGAGATACCCATTAGCCAAACCTGGGTCTGTTCTAATGAGACAGCTCCACTGTCTTGGGCAGTCTATCCTCTAAGTCCACCCCTGCCAGGGCTTTGGGGACATCCACATTAGAAGATTCATTTCCTCCTGACCAGTGCATAAGGTCACAGGTCCCCACCTTCATGGACCACTACACCACCTACCTTCCCAATCCTTGGCAAACTTCTCGTTTCTTTCAGGAGTTTGAAAACTCTCCTCCTTTAGAACTAGAGATGCGCATAACGGAAGTGAAGCAGGTCAGGAAGCAAGTGTGGCTGACCCTAAAAATCCATTTCAgccggctggggttgtggctcagtggcagagcaattgcctcacatgtgtgggaccccgggtttgatcctcagcaccacacaaaaataaaataaatgaaataaaggtattgtgtccaactacaatcaaaaaaataaatataaaaaatccaTTTCAGGGGAAAGAGTGATTGGAGCATGTCAGATTGCAGATACTGGATTTCTATTCAGCCTTAGCCAATTGTTTCTCTTGGACATGCCAGCTCAGTATTGCCAGACTTTTCCAAAGAAACCTGAAATCTAGATTTTTAAGATAATATCCCAAGATTTTTAATGTTGGTAATTCATTCTACTGAAAACAATGTGAGTCAAACACATCTTCAGATCAGAGTTGAGAGGTGTGGGAGTtatcattttgagaattttttaaaagttaccaaATTGTCTCCCCTGGAGCAAATGATTCCCAAAATTTGCATGCAGGAATCCAGTCTACACTATCCAATGAGTGAAGGGAAAAGGCCCTGTGGCTTCCTGAGAAGGTAATATAGTTATGTTACAGAAATATAATGTGCATACACAAATATCTTATGCAATACATTTCAGAAAATAACATAAGGTCATAGGCAATGGGTGACTGATTTTTGGTGtatgaattgattttaaaaaattaatcattgcACATTTGCTTTTTCAAAGCAAGCACAGTTGTTTAAgctcttcctttttgttttggggCAACCAGGTTAAAACACCAGGATGGTAAATGGACAGCTGGATGCAGCTCATTTCACCACTTGTGGCCTCTGCCCAGCGCTGCACAATGTCAGGGGTGCAAATGTCACACTCTCTAATCCCCTCACACCTGGTACAGAACCAGGAGCCTAGAGGATTACTAGATTGTTCCAAAATTGTTCACATAAGGAAGGGACCAAGGATAGGGACCAGGAAGTGAGAAAAAACAGAAAACGACAATTGGGAGAGAGACCTCCTTTTTTTTCACACCTAGATTACAAGGCTGTGAACCCAGGTGAATCGTCCCAGGGCCCAGGATCCCTGGCCCAGAACAGTCCTTAAAGTATGGGTGGTTTTCCACAAAAGGTGACTTGAGGGTGTTCTATAGGCCtcctttcttttccaaatatCTTCTGAGCTGTCCTCCAATTTGAAATTTCATCCTTAGAATTTTGCATAACTTTTAAAGGCTTTGATGTTTTCaagaatttcttatttaaattccAATAAGCGGTTGCCTAAGGTCCCCTGGGGATGCTATTTTCAATGCAGATAACAGGGATCTGACTGTAGTACTGTGTGCTCAGCAAAAACGTCATGATCCCCCTAGGACTAGGATACAGTAAAATGAATCCAAAACGACTGGTGACTTCAGGTTCCTGAGAAAATTATGTGGACCCAGAGGAATGGGGATCCTCACTACCTGCAGAGGGTGCTGCTACTCCATTCTGCACATTTCCTACTGCTGGGGCTTTCTTCCCCTCATTTCCACTTTCTTGGACTTCCCAATCCCATGCCAAGCTTGGGTCCTTCTGAAAGTTAATAATGTGTGAAACTTAGGGTAGCCTGTCTGAGTGGAAATGCCAGCTAGCCATGTGAATTGAAGCTCTTCCTGCCCCACTCTGCCCCTCTGTGCCTCCCTAGGTTGCTACAGTAAGTACATGTGTCAAAGTGTACAAAACATGTAAGCCAGGGCCAGCTTCCAGTCAGACTTAGTGTTAGGCTGCCATGGCTTAGTCTCACTGTTCATCCAGTTGGATCTTGGGCTCTCCCTGAACCCCACTTCACCCTGGGTTTTTCAGGGATAAGATACCATCCATGAACCCTGGTCTGGTCACTAGGTAGCAGGCTCTTTCCTGATGGTTGTCCTATGAAATAGAAACTATCATTCCCTTAATATTTATCttcatttcttcaattttcttctaCAAACCTGTAAAATCTGTGTTATGAAACAGTTACCCACATGTTATTATACATTTGTCCAAGCCCTTAGAAGGTACAACACCAAGGGTTAACCTAAATGCAAACCATGGCCCCTGGGTAATTATGATTTGACAATGTAGgtttatcagtttttaaattaaaaaataataatagtaaaaatttaaaataatattaataattataattaaaaataataataaagtaaaacagACCACTCTGATGTTGACAGTAAGAGAGTCCGTGCCTGGGGTGGATGTAGAAAGAGTATGTaccttctgctcaattttgctaaAACTTAAAAACGaaataaataagacttttttaaaaagttaatctaACAATAACAAAGGCATGAAGAGTCTGAGCTTTGAGCATTATTCTTCTTCTTGGAATAATATAGGGAGAGGTATAAagctctttgaatattttttttctttttttctctttttccctgaaACGTATATAGTGAATCCACATTAATCAATTTATTCACTCAACCAATGAAGGCAGCCAGCTGCATAGCTGGGTGAACACCTTGTGGAAGAGCTTCACTCTAGACAAAGAGAACAGGATTGTAACGCCCTGAAATGGAAGCATGGTAGATCACTGGGGGGCTGTGGAACTTACAAGGCCTCATGGAAGCTGAGGAAAGGGATGCGGGTTTTACTCTAAATATGGTAGAAAACACTTGGAAGCTGAGAGCAGGTGAGTCAAACAACATGCTGACATGTTTAAACCCCATCGTCTGGGCAGAAAAAAAGTTTCCTCTCTCCTCATTCTTCTTAGGGAATAACATTCCATATCTGTCATCAAAAAAATctgggttgggctggggatgtggctcaagcggtggcgcgctcacctggcacgcgtgcagcccgggttcgatcctcagcaccacataccaacaaagatgttgtgtccaccgagaactaagaaataaatatttttaaaaaattctctctctctctctctctctctctctctctctctctctctctctctctctctcctctcactctctctgttaaaaaaaaaaatctgggtttATCTGAAAAAGAGTTATATAAAATTTCCAGTGTTTTACAACAAATATGTAatgattaagttttttaaaatcaattcataCACCAAAAATCAGTCACCCATTGCCTTGAGAATGAAAAAGCAAGCAAAAACAGAACAGGATTACATTATTAGGCAGGAATAAGTGTCTCCATAGGAAGCtagtgaaaaaaatcacatctgtaGAGGGAGTTTGTCAATAGCTTAAACAGACCCATTTGTTACCCTttttctcttaacttttttttttaatcaagtataACATAGTCACAAAAAATTCCATACTTTGCTAAGTGTACATCTCACTGAATTGCGACAAAACAAACATACTGTGTtagctttctatcactataacCAAATATCAGAAGCacttaacttataaagagaaaagatttgtttgggctcagtttcagaggtagGTTCTAGTCCATGACTGAGTCACTCCATCCTCTGGGCCTGTGGataggcagcacatcatggtgagaGGATTGGCAGAGAACATAACTTACCTTACCAGTCAAGAAGCAAAGAGGAcaaggaagagaccagggtcccacaatcccctttgagggcacacACAGTGACCTAGGAACCTCCCACTCGATCTCACCTCCTAAAAGCTCCCACCATTTCCACTGGGATCAAACCTTTACTATGTGAGACTTTGGGGGCCATGCAACATTCAAATTATAGCACACAGCCATGAACCACCATCCAGGTTCCAAAGTAGAATAACAACAAGTACACCAAGAGTCAGTCTCCCAGTGTGCTCCTATGCCATGGCTCAGATATGGAATGTTCCCCAGAGGCCCCTATGTGGAATGTTTGGTCCCCAATGAACCAATGTCCAAAGGTGAGGCTTTGGGAAGTTATTGGATCAAGAGGGCTCTGACTTATCAATATCTAATTGATAGGTTTACAGTTGAATGAgccattgggaggtggtggaaacagTAGGAAATGGGACCTACTTGGAGGAACATTCCCTGGGGAATGTCTACTGGGGATGTTACCTGAAAAGGTATttcttgtccccagccccttcccctctctgctgCCTTGAGCTAACAGCTTTACTTTACCATgaccttctgtcatgatgttctgcctcatctctggcccaaagcaatggataTGGCTGACATTGGCCCGAAACTTGAAACCAtgtgccaaaataaatctttcgtTATAGGTTGTTATGCTCAGGtattgtcacagcaacagaaaactaacacagTGTTTTACAttggaaacttaatcctaacAGGAAATAAGTCTCCATGTTCCCTGGCGGCAAACAGCTTAATGTTAATCATCCTTTGTATAATAAAGCACCAAAAGAGGAAGCATTAAAGACTTACACTACATCACATAAAAATTCCTATGTGCATAAATAATCTCATAAAATCATGCTGGTAACCACTAATTCATGCATTAAATTATTGACCCAATCAGCTTTCCAAAATTGTAGCACAATCTAATAATGACTGCCTTAGCAAATGGAATTCAGAGAAACTTTGGACAGAAGACTGAGCTACAAAAGGGGGACCAGGCAGAAATGTTTTGATAGTTTTGTTTTTCAGCTAAGTATCTACTGTACCtgaaagttttcaaaatgaaaaaaaaaattgaatttcataTGTATGACTAACTCCTAGCTGTTCTAGGTCCTAATAAGGGGGAATTCTTGGAATTTGATCCAAATTTAAAAgccactaaaaataaaacatggccATTCATATCAAACACTATAAATTAATTGCACTAGAAGCCAGTCTCTGATTTACCCCAATATTAATGCCTTGCAGACTTCCTCATCCACAATCCTCCCTGCTTGTACTCACCATTATAGTTAGGATCCTTCATTATAGCTGTCATAGAacactgttgttgttgttgtttggtggtTTCTTGTTGTTTTGCCATTatagtatttgttttcttttatgactATTTGCCAATTTGTGTGATGAATTAATTGGTTAATTTGTGCAGATAAACAGCCCAAGGAAAATGAGAAGTGTGTCTCTTTTACTTAAGGATTCAATCAACATCATTACAAGCCTATGTTGCCATCCAAATGGACAGCAAAGATACGCAGATTGCTTTaagttaaaaatgtaattatgctCGGAAACGATGAACCTATGCACATCCAAGAAAGAGAAGGCAAAACCGGCAGGAGCTGAAATGGCACACAACTGGGCTCGGGGTCTAGGGTCCAGGGAGGTGACCTCCTTCATCCCTTCCTGATAACTGGGACAGGTAACAAGACAAAAAAGCCAGGTCCGCTGTCCCCTCAGCTGGGACAGGCCTCCCCATCTTCTGAagcaggctaaaaaaaaaaaaaaaaaaaaccaagactGCTTACCAGGACTAAGTGGCAGAAAACAGGATCTATGGAAAGCCACTTGCCAGCTTACTCATTTGCAATATCATTAAAATTAGAGGAAATGGATCAAAACCTCCAATGTAAATTCTTTCTCTGAACTCAAATAGCAAAACTACTGAACATGTAAGAATGAGgaaaaagagacacaaatactTCCTGTTGATGTGAATAGCCCTGTGAAATTCTAAAGGACAGAAGgaaaattgtatttattaataaatattagagaGAGCCAACCAATGCAAAAATAACTTTGTTCTTGatgaaatacaaatattaaaacaatctGAAAGGAATGTTGAAAACAAGTAGTCATTGGGGAAAAGTCTAATTAAACAGGATACATTTTAAACTAGACACAGTTAAAGACTGTTCATTAATAAAAAGTTAATGATGAGGATCAACCcacaataaaatgaagatttcttttttttttctaagtgaaaAAGAAGTGGCAAGAATAGATTGAATGGCTTCAGTCAATAACTTTTGAAGTCTTAGGAAATGAGTTTACAAAAATGACGGAGAAGAAATTGTCAAAAAATAGAGGCCTGTTTGAGATGACAAGTACAGCTATTGTAGCttgaatatgaagtgtcccccaaagactcatgtgttgactCATTCACCCAAAGACCCACTGCTCCCCAGAagagcaatgttcagaggtggggctttggggaaatgATTGGAGAGCAAGGGTCTAAttccatcagtgaattaatccattgatggttCATAATCTGAATGGTCTACTAGGAGGTGGCGGAGGCTGTGGGAGGTAGGACTTAACTGGAGAAAGTAAGTAACTGGGGACATTCCCTAGAAGGCTATTTCTTGTCCCAACTCattcccctctctctgcttcgtGGTTGTATCAACTGAAAAGATTTTTTCCACCACGtctttctgccatgattttctgcctcacctcaggcccaaagcaatggattgGTTGACCATGTACTGAAAGCTCTGAAACAGTGCACCAAAatacatctttcctccttttaaggtGTCTCTGTCAGGtatttcatcactgtgacaaagcTGGCCAACACAGCCATCATAAGAAAGAGGAATAGTGGCAATTGTTCACGTGGATGTGGGGAAGTTGGAACCCTCGTATGTTATTGGAAAACGGtttaaaaattccttgaaaaGTTAAGCATAGTTACCATATAACCCAAATATTCTAACCTTAGGTATACTCAAGAGAACTGAAGGAAAGCTTTAAATGCATGTTCATAATGACATTATTCCTAACAGTCACAAATAGAAACAACCCACTTGTCTATTAACTgactaacaataaataaaatgtggtatatccataaactgaatttattaatttgacAATGAAAGGGAATGAGATGCTGATACAGGCTGCAATAAGAAAGAACCTTGAAAACACTATGCTCAGTGGAAGAAGTGAGTCAAAAAAAGTCATatattgtgtgattccatttatattcaatatccattgtatttcatattatttataaatccCATAACTATTTTATGGGAATAGATAAATCCATAGaagcagaaagtagattagtagtTACCAGTGGTTCAGGAACAGAGGAAATGGGGAGGACGACTTACTAATGGTTATAATTCATTTTTTGAGGTCATCAAAAATTCTAGAATTAGCTAGTAGTGATAATTGCACAGCTtggtgaatatactaaaaaaataaacactgagttacacattttaaaagaattaattttatgGTATGTCAATCATATCTCAACAaagcttttaatttgttttatttatttatttatttatttgggggtgtagatggacacaacacaagtcctttatttttatgtggtgctgaggatcgaacctgggtcccacccgtgctaggcaagcactctaccgcttagccacaatcccagcccctaatttgttttaaatggcTGCAAATTTTATGGGATTGAAAACAGACTTTATCCAGAGATGGAAGGCAGAAAGAGAATGCCAAGCAGGTCATATAAAAAGTGAATTCAGGAGACAAAAGACTGTGGAGTAGAGAAGGGGTGGGATTTCCAATTGCCCCACAACTCAGGATTCAAGCACAGGAATACTGCTTCCAAGTGAGGTGGTGACAGAGGGAATTCACTGAAttgcaataaaataataacagagaCAGAAACTCAAGGAAACCAGCTGTTTGTGCCTCACAGGTGCCAGGTGAGTGTTACTAACACTCAGCTAACAGctgagtgctcacctggcacctgtgaggcactggatttgatcctcagcaccacataaaaattaatagatagatagatagatagatagatagatagatagatagatagatagatgggggagggaggaatgcattgtgttcatctacaacaacaacaacaaaatttttttaatttaatttttttctaaaagaaattcaaggggactggggttgtggctcagcagtagaccgctcgcctagcacgtgggaggccctgggttcaatcttcagctccacataaaaataaataaataaagatattgagttcAACtactactcaaaaataaatatttaaaagaaaaaaagaaagacaggagggagggagggagggaaggaagaaaggaattaattagttaattaattaattaattaatcaaggAAGGAATACCTCAGTAACCTAGGTGACAATGACTAGGCGCCAGTACGCTGCAGAGGGGAGCGGTGACCAGTGCACAAAGACAGACTAAATTTGCAAAGAATATTTGGCATGGGGAATAGGGGAACAGTGGGGCGTTCTGAACTGGAACAACCCAGATGCAGCACAGCTAGACAATGACAAGGAGCACAAGACACACGGAGGGTGCTCCGTGCTTCTCAGCAGAGCCAAGGCAGGATGCCATCTTGGAGAGGCTGCAGGAGGCTTTCTGCTGGGCCTTTCTGTGGCAGGAGCCCAGGAATTCACAGTAAGTGTTAGCTCACTGATCTTGTGTGTGCCTCCATGAAGTCTAGAGGTTGCCTGATAGGGATTGGAGCAGGCTTAGAGGGGAGGACCCCAGGGACTCAGGCCAGGCATATAGAGCAGGGTGCTGCTCGCTTTCCCTTGGGGTTTGACAGCCTATGAGGTTAGCCAGAGAGATCTCAGAAGCTGGAGAGTCAGGCACATTTGTGCTTAGGGTCTGATCCTGGGAAGACGGTATATCAGGGCTGTGGAGTTTGTGAAAAGAACAGAGAATTGGACACTTTGCCCCAAGAATGGCGTTTTTGGGGAACTCCCTGCCCC
This window of the Ictidomys tridecemlineatus isolate mIctTri1 chromosome 7, mIctTri1.hap1, whole genome shotgun sequence genome carries:
- the Penk gene encoding proenkephalin-A, whose product is MARFLRLCTWLLALGPGILATVQAECSQDCATCSYRLVRPGDINFLACTLECEGQLPSLKIWETCKELLQMSKPELTQDGTNTLRESSKQEESHVLAKKYGGFMKRYGGFMKKMDELYPVEPEEEANGGEVLAKRYGGFMKKDAEEGDALANSSDLLKELLGTGDNRGRESHPQDGSDNDEDVSKRYGGFMRGLKRSPQLEDEAKELQKRYGGFMRRVGRPEWWMDYQKRYGGFLKRFAESLPSDEEGESYSKEVPEVEKRYGGFMRF